CCCCTGCCCTGTGTCTCCCCAGGGCCAGTGTTCCCAGATGTGTCATAACGTCTTCATCGTGGAGTCCGTGTGCGTAGGCTGGTTCTCCCTTGAGTTCCTGTTGCGGTTCATCCAAGCACCCAGCAAGTTCACCTTCCTGCGGAGTCCACTGACCCTCATCGACCTGGTGGCCATCCTGCCATACTATGTCACGCTGCTGGTGGATGGCGCTGCCTCCAGCCGCCGCAAGCCAAGCACCGGAAACAGCTACCTGGACAAAGTTGGGCTGGTGCTGCGCGTACTGCGGGCACTGCGCATCCTCTACGTGATGCGCCTGGCTCGACACTCACTAGGGCTGCAGACGCTGGGGCTCACGGCCCGTCGCTGCACTCGCGAGTTCGGACTTCTGCTGCTTTTCCTGTGCGTAGCCATTGCCCTCTTTGCCCCACTGCTCTATGTCATTGAGAACGAGATGGCAGACAGCCCCGAATTCACCAGCATCCCTGCCTGCTACTGGTGGGCCGTCATCACCATGACAACTGTGGGCTACGGAGACATGGTACCTAGGAGCACACCTGGCCAGGTGGTGGCTCTGAGCAGCATCCTCAGCGGGATCCTGCTCATGGCCTTCCCTGTCACCTCCATCTTCCATACTTTCTCCCGCTCTTACCTGGAGCTCAAGCAGGAACAGGAAAGGGTGCTGATCCGCAGGGCCCAGTACCTCATGAAAACCAAGTCGCAGCTCAGTGGCATGTCTCAGGACAGTGACATCTTGTTTGGAAGTGCCTCTTCAGACACCAGGGATAacaactgaggcaagaggacatccctgccctgccctgcctgccagcTACGGCTTCATGCAACCACCGTCACTATTGAAGCCTGGAGAAGGACTTTCGTGCTTCAAGTCCAGCCCTGGCCTGGGACTGACCCGAATGAGCCACGCCACAAGAAGGATCTGTGCCACATCACCCAGAGTCCTTGCCCTCCCTCTGAGCCCAGAAGTGGAAGGGAAGTTAGCTGAAGCCAGCacctcacccccctcccccagtctcgcATCTGTTTCCCTCCCTCGGGAGCCGACTGGCTCCTTTCCAGATGTAAAGAACACGCCCAGCAAAACCTGCACACACAGGGGACTGCCCAGAGAAACATCCAGACAGCAGGCAGCCGCACATGACTTCAATGCGTGTCCACTGAAGAGGAAAAAGCCTTCCATTAGGGCTCTCGGGGAAGGAGCTCTGTCTCTAAGTGAAGCCAGCAGTGGGGTACCAGAAGTGCAAAGACCATGCTGCTGGGGTCTCTGGGGTCGTGAGACACTGGTGGGATGGAGAAAAGAGGACAGACAGACCTTTAGGGGGACCACCATGAATGCggtctcaggctcctgctgctcctgactCCCGAGCCTGTCCTTCATCCTCTTCCTGCTCACTTCTGCCCTGTGTCCTATTATACTCCTTGAGAACCAGCCCTCTCTTCAGACTCCCCTCGTGCCAGTACGGAGTGGGGCATCATAAGCCGCTCAACTCTGCTTGCTGACTTTAAGGGTGAAATCACTTCGTTTTATGGTTAAAAAGAAGTGATATTTTAGCCTactctgatttattttaatactacaaacaacaaaaaaaaaaaacccaagcactTTATCCCCCTACTCAAGCCTCAGCCTAAACCCACAGTGGCTGTGCTTCCAGCAGGTGTGGCCCCGGGAAGTCTGGGGAGTGTGCAGGAAACCTCCTCGGTGCCCTCAAAGGGAGCCACTCCATGGTCTCGAGAAGTATAGTTTCTGCACCAAGAGGAACCCCGTGCCAGACTAGATGAATCCATCTCAGCTCACTGTGTCTGAGTGCTGGGTACCTGGTATTGAGGGGAtgtcacacacacatccacatatacaaacatacatgcacacacgaacacatgcacacacacggacacatgtgcacacaggccaCACACACTTGCCCCCAGCCTCACCGGTGCAACAACTTCCCTGACTGCTTTATCCCACATCCCAGCTGCCTTCTCTCTGTTCAGCAGCAGAAATTGCACTTTGAAACATGGCTGATTCTGACTGTGGGCTGTGCAGCTCAaatccctgcctgctgccacggCCTCCAGCTTCTCCTACACCCCCACACCTGTCCATACAGCCCACCAGCCCTCCCACACCTCCACACCTGTCTGAATAGTCCCCTGGCCCCCCTATACCTCCACACCTGTCCAGACAGCCCACCAGCCCCTCCCACACCTCCACACCTGTCCAGACAGCCCACCGACCCCTCCCACACCTCCACACCGATCAGTCTGGACATTCCACGGGCCCCTCTACCCTCCCTTCAGGCACACCTAGCTCACCCCATCTCATTGCGGGCCTTCACACCTGCAGAGCCATCTGCTGGAATGCCCTCCCTACAGAACACTGCCTGGCTAACTCCTTCCTGAGCACCCGCCCTGTAGCCTGcagcttcccactttctcccttgTCTGCTGAATCTCTACCAGGTGAAACTCATTCTCGGCTCCTGAGCTCTGGTTCACATCCTGCAGGACCAGCTCAGTGTATATTGGCAGGGACTCTAAAGCAGTTCCCTGCTGCCTTCCAGGACCTCGTCCAGGGGCAGCACCTAAGAGGtgttcagaaaacatttttgaaaagcaaaacaaaggggAAACAGCAAAAAGGAACAGATATGGAAAATGTATCCATTACAGCTTAGATCCGAAATGTCCCCAACTGTCTAGAGCCATACCACCCCAAATGTGCCTGATCTCATCTGAAATATCACCCAGAAGTTCACACGTCAAAGACTTGGTTCCCCGTGCAGACAGAGGTGGGACCCGTGGTAATGGTGTCATGAGGGCTCTGACCCCACCGACGGCTCAACCCATGACAAATCCACAGCTTCAGTGGAAGCGATAGAAATTTAGAGGCGGTGGGGgctggttggaggaagtagatCATCAGGGGTGTGTTGCCCCAGATGACTTCCTCttgatttctctctgcttccGGCTACAGTGAGGGGAGCAGCAGAGTTGGACCAACGTTCCCCTATTGGGATGCTGCTGTACCTCGAAGTGGGCCAGAAACAATGGAGCCGaatgaccatggactgaaaccagAAACCAAAGTAAACCTTCCCTCCTTCAAGCTGCTGTCGtctggtgttttgtcatagcaatggaaaGCTATCTGTCACCGTGTTTATTTTTAACACTGGAGCCTGGGTCCCTGGAGCACCCCCTCCCACCAAGACACACCTCCTTTTCTCATGGGGAGACACAGCCATCTCCACATAGCATGTCCATAAATAGGCAGAGTGGAAACACCACTCAAACCCCGAGGGCCCCCCTCAAAGCTCCTCTGTCACCTGCTCAGACCTGCAAAGCACAGTTTCCTAGTTAGCATCACCTTCCCTGACCCTGCTGCGTCCCAGCCCAGCTGCTTCAGGGCAGCACCCCAGAGTGATGGGGTGCCCTTCCCCCTCAAAGATAGCTGTGAGAAACGTCTAGGAATGCCCGGAGCGGGGTGTAGAGGGAGCCTTCTCCAGTCGGAGTGAGAAGAGAAATGCCAATTTGTTCAGGAGGGGGACCCTCAAACTGAGGACAGGGCCAGGAGTGTGTGGAGAAGCTGAGGGTCTTTGGCCGGGTCTCTAGCCTTACCTTGCAGATTCAGCTCTGCCCTGGTGTGGTAAGCTGATGCATAGATTGGCCACCATCCAGGACCTTACCTGAGGATGAGAGGCTCCAGATTCCACCAGTTATCGCGAAGAGAACTCAGGCCCAAACTAAGAGACATGGCACCTAGGACACCCAGCAAACTGTTCTAGAACAGAGGCCAGGCATTTCATCCTCTTAGCCAAGGACACACTGTCTGTGGGCCTTCTGGGACTTGCAAGGCAACTGTGGTCAGACCCAGGTGAGAGAGATACATTGGTCCGGTGTGACCTGGTGACCTTACCTCATCTGGCCAGGCCTCTGTGCTGACCCCATTGGCCCTGTGTGCAAACCTGGACTCTAGAAGACTTGGCATCAGACCTCAAATCAATCCGCTGTCAGTCTCTAAGTCCCATGATTGTCCCCACTTGGGACATGTCAGACACCTCAGAGTCACAGCAGACAAGAGCagaatcccagctctgcctccacGGGGCCCAAGACCAAAGTGAGGTGACTGGGTACCTGTCTCTGACACCAAACAGGTGGAAGGACCAGAGGACCCAGCCATCGAGTCTCAGATACTCCAATGCTTCCAGCTTTAGAATCCAAATGCTACCAAAAATGCACAGTGAAGAACATGTTGAGATTTTACATAAAATCAAATCTGACTTTGACCTCCCCCACACTTGCTCCCATCCTGTCCCGATGCCCTGAGGTACCCAGGTGAGACACTGTTATGTAGCCAGAGCCTGTCTCCATGAGGCACAGCATCCGTCCACATCCTTCTAGAACAATCAGCGGAGCAGCACCTCTGTGCAGTCCACACTGGGAACCGAAGCCTGGCCTTTGTGAGGTTCGCACGGTGATAGGGAGAGAAATCGTCACTATGCGAATTTGGCAGAAAAGAAGCTGGCCATTGGTGATGCTGGTGACTTCACAGAATGCCGGGGTCGGGGGAGGCAGAACACATCCCCTTATGTGTAGTCAGGTAATTTGTGTAGTCTGTAACTCTGACTTCCAGAGGCTGGAACAGAGGCATTGTCTATCCAGTGCCTGCCTGGGCTCCAGGAGCACCTCCAAGACCAACCTGGGAACACTCTGTAAGATTCTGTGGCAAAGTGAAAAGAGGGTTACGGTTGTATCTCAGGGACACAGCATTCCTGAGGTCCCAGGATTTAGCTTTAATACctcaaaaaagtatttttagatgTGTGTTCAGAGAAGGACTCACAGAGGAGGTGGCAAAAAATACAGACAGCAGCAATTCAAGCTGAGAGAAGGGTGGGGGTCATTTCACCAGCCTAGAAGAGGGCTGAGGGCAGACACCACACACNNNNNNNNNNNNNNNNNNNNNNNNNNNNNNNNNNNNNNNNNNNNNNNNNNNNNNNNNNNNNNNNNNNNNNNNNNNNNNNNNNNNNNNNNNNNNNNNNNNNNNNNNNNNNNNNNNNNNNNNNNNNNNNNNNNNNNNNNNNNNNNNNNNNNNNNNNNNNNNNNNNNNNNNNNNNNNNNNNNNNNNNNNNNNNNNNNNNNNNNNNNNNNNNNNNNNNNNNNNNNNNNNNNNNNNNNNNNNNNNNNNNNNNNNNNNNNNNNNNNNNNNNNNNNNNNNNNNNNNNNNNNNNNNNNNNNNNNNNNNNNNNNNNNNNNNNNNNNNNNNNNNNNNNNNNNNNNNNNNNNNNNNNNNNNNNNNNNNN
This portion of the Microtus ochrogaster isolate Prairie Vole_2 linkage group LG8, MicOch1.0, whole genome shotgun sequence genome encodes:
- the Kcng1 gene encoding potassium voltage-gated channel subfamily G member 1, with amino-acid sequence MTLLPGDNSDYDYSALSCASDTSFHPAFFPQRQAIKGVFYRRAQRLRPQDDLHQGSSLGDRRRQIIINVGGIKYSLPWTTLDEFPLTRLGQLKACTNFDDILSVCDDYDVTCNEFFFDRNPGAFGTILTFLRAGKLRLLREMCALSFQEELLYWGIAEDHLDGCCKRRYLQKIEEFTEMMEREDEDEPLDSEDQDTEGPSTGEGRLGRCMRRLRDMVERPHSGLPGKVFACLSVLFVTVTAVNLSVSTLPSLREEEEQGQCSQMCHNVFIVESVCVGWFSLEFLLRFIQAPSKFTFLRSPLTLIDLVAILPYYVTLLVDGAASSRRKPSTGNSYLDKVGLVLRVLRALRILYVMRLARHSLGLQTLGLTARRCTREFGLLLLFLCVAIALFAPLLYVIENEMADSPEFTSIPACYWWAVITMTTVGYGDMVPRSTPGQVVALSSILSGILLMAFPVTSIFHTFSRSYLELKQEQERVLIRRAQYLMKTKSQLSGMSQDSDILFGSASSDTRDNN